Below is a window of Zygotorulaspora mrakii chromosome 3, complete sequence DNA.
GGAAGAGGACACCTTGACCTTGGGCATAGATTCAAATACGCTCCGAACAATCACGAGTCCCTCGACATCACATCGTCAACCAAATTCTTCACCTGAAATAGCGCTGAAAAATGGGGTCGACGTTCCCACTGGAAGCACACATTCGAAATCTTCCTCGGAAATGAGCGGCAATGCGTACATTCAAAGCACTAACAGTACTGTTAGTACTGGTAGCAGATCTATTGGAAGATCTCTATCCATGAAGTCGAAGAATTTGgtcaacaatttgaaatccaaAACTTCAGGAATACTAGATCCTAAGTCAGCATCTTCTTCCTATGGACGTTCAAATGGCCGCAATTCACCAATTTCAACACCTCCTTCCTCGGCTTCTTTCTCTCCAAAAATGGATTCTTTTGATACACACTCCGGTTGGGGTGTTCCCTCAATCCACGAACGAGATTCCCGTAGAGGGTCTCCTTCACTGTCTACCAGAAGGTTTAATTCCGGAGCCAGAAGTGATGGTACAACCCAGTTcgacaaaaaaataattagCTCCAGCTCAAATATGGACGCTGTTAGTCATCAAAGATCACGAAGTAATGTCAGCGTTAACAGCGGTGTTAATATTTCGATGTATAGGACGCCGCCATTGGAAAGTACGCCCGCGTTTAGTAGAGGTTCTCTTTCTGAAGCTGGCTCTCATTTGAGAAACACAAGTTGGCAAGCAAACAACTTACCTGTGagcaaagaagaaaatgatgaatcTGTGAATATCGATagtgaaaatgaaaacttCATGAAGAAAGAACTAGCGGAGACAGAATTATACTTGAGGAAGCTAAAGCTAGAATTGGGAGAACTGgagtcaaaaaaatcacacCTGAAGAGTGAAGTCGATTCTCTACAGATGAACAAAGACTCTCTTACTCGGGAAATTGGTCTTCTCAGAAGTCAAAAAGAGAACTTTACATCTTCAGAATCATTGGAGCAAATATCTCACATTCCAGAGGTTTTGGAGTCCCAAAAGATGCAGGTATCGAATTCTGATAGCACATCACCTGCAAAGCAGTTAAGCACCGCAAGTGTTGCTAGACCTGCAGCCAAACCTCGTTTCtggaagattttttcagGTGGAAAACAGCTGACAGGACCTGCTTCTCAAGGTCAACAACACCATTCTCAGTCATCAAATACACAATCCACTAATGGTGGTTACAACACTTCATTATCTTCAAGCTCCAGTAATCCTACATCTGGTAAACGTATAGATATTTCGGCGCCAGTATTACAAAACCCTAATGAGTTTAGTGATATGAAGTTGCTACCAATAGTAAACAAGtcgttttcatcaactAGCTCACAGGCATCGCCTTCAAAGCAAGATGGTACCTCACTATATGGATCTCAACTAGTAGCTAGGTGTTCCTACGAGCAAACTTTGGTTCCAAAATTATTGCTTGAATGTGTTGATCAAATAGAGAGCGACGAGGAATTGATGAGAACCGAAGGCATTTATAGAAAATCTGGTTCACAGCTACTTATTGATCAAATCGAGAGGGAGTTTATCGCTTGTGACGCCAATATCTCACCTGAGCTTGGGaatcttttgaaggagGATGTCCATGCTGTGGCAAGCGttctcaaaagatatttGAGAAAGCTACCAAACCCTGTTTTGtcctttcaaatttatgAACCGTTGATGAGCACAGTTAGGGAAAACAGTTTAATGACCGATTTACCATTGAATAAAGGTGCAATTCAAAACTCGAATAATACCCTTTACAGGCCCGCAATAGAATCAGTTCGCAACATCCTAGATCTTCTACCAACAGAGCATTATGAATCGATGAAATTCTTGGCTCAGCATATCCATAAGATCACCACATTTAGTGAAtccaatttgatgaatctgTACAATTTATCTCTAGTTTTTGCGCCAGGTTTGATTAGAGATTATAATGGAGAAAAGGATATCATGGACATGAAAGAACGAAATTACATAATTGGCTTCATTGTTGGAAACTACACAGAAATTTTCCAGACAATCTAGTAACGAGAGTATAAGTTTTACGTAAAACGGTCATTAAATATCGCACAGTATAAGAATATTATAAAAGTAGcgtattttttttcagtgtATATTTTTAAGCTCTGGTTTTGAATACATTTcaacctttttctttcctaCCCTCAATAAATGCTCAATTGTAGTGAAATcctttcttgaaagatCTTTGTACTTACCGAACTCTTCATGAATGAAACTGAAGAATCGGGGCCTATTATCAACGGGTTTTGAATATGCAATTCTGATGCTAGTTCTATAGAGGTGCAGTACTTCTCTTTGTAAACCACTTAATCTCTTCACCATAATTCAATGATTGAAGCTTACTTCACTGCTTCATCAAGTTCTAAAGAGTTCCAGCTGTGAAATCCaaacctttttttcagaagtgCATTAAAGGTTGGATCGGACTCACACCCAAAAACTAAAACATGGAcataaatgaaaaattataaGGGAAAgacaagaaataaaataaCCAAGAGTATTAGTAAGCTGTAATCTTATATAATGCGAATAATCCTAGAATTCATTTTCCGAGATATTCTTCGTAACCTATTCTCTCTAGTTTGGCAGCTTTCTCAAGAACTTCAGTTTCTTGTCTTAATAAGAACTCTTGCATTTTCTTGTGTAATGAACCATCGAAAGCGCCGATCAAGCGTATCGCTAAAAGAGCAGCATTAGTACTATTATTGATTGCTACGGTAGCAACTGGAACACCTCTCGGCATTTGAACTATAGAGTGCAATGAGTCCACACCATCTAAACAAGATCCCTTGACAGGTACTCCAATTACCGGTAATGGAGTCATAGCAGCTACCATACCAGGTAGATGTGCGGCACCGCCGGCACCTGCGATTATTGCCTTAATACCACGTTGCGATGCTTCAATGGCATATTTGGTCATTCTATGTGGAGTACGGTGAGCTGAAACGATTGTGACTTCGAATGGCACCTCGAATTGTTTGAGTATATCGCAAGCTGCGGACATTACAGGTAAGTCAGAATCAGATCCCATGATAATTCCAACTACAGGCTTTTTACTGGATTCTCTCTCCATGGCTCTCACGGCGGATGTTTGCACTGGTTTCTTTGCTTCGCCGATAATATACGAGAGTCTCCTTTCACATTCCTCCATGGAGGAAGCTATAACATTAACGTGGCCCATTTTTCTCTTAGGTCTTGATTCCTTACCGTAAAGATATACGGAAGAGCCGGGAGTTTCCAGAGCCCTTTGACAAATCTCtaattctttatttttctccttttcatcaccCAAGATATTAAGCATTATAGCatttgtttcaaaagtggATAAAGAgcagaaattttttggcatGGGTAAATCGAGTACTGCTCTAACATGAGCTTCAAATTGGGAAGTTACGCATGCGTCAATAGTGTAATGACCTGAATTATGAGGTCTTGGTgcaatttcatttattaGCAAATTACCATCTTCTAGATAAAACATTTCAACACCAAAGATACCACATCCAGGAAAGCCTTTTATGGCATTTTCCGCCAGCAGTTTCGCTTTCAGTTGCACTGAATCTGGTACCCTTGCAGGTGCATAACATAGGTAGCAAATGTTATCTTTGTGAATGGTCTCAACGGTTGGATATGAGAAAACGCGACCATCAATAGAACGGACGATCATAACAGCAAGCTCCTTCTTGAATGGTGcccatttttcagcatACA
It encodes the following:
- the RGA2 gene encoding GTPase-activating protein RGA2 (similar to Saccharomyces cerevisiae RGA2 (YDR379W) and RGA1 (YOR127W); ancestral locus Anc_5.453), with product MSCAAHMEQPMVASDSIGGHTFPSCVRCKESITSGHAYELGDDRWHTHCFSCYRCDKPLSCDSDFLVLGTGTLICFDCSDSCKSCGKKIGDLAIILSSSNESYCSDCFKCCKCGDQIKDLRYAKTKRGLFCIHCHEKLLAKRKRYEEKKRRLKKTLPEIPPATLDEESKTPKDLSQPIVIPEKSNRRPLSPKRDHQTGQTSQSSHDTHMRTNSESVISQYLANDSDEIEEDSETSGNGDADYKNDEATSTNGVKHERNVSIDDILNSTLENDGGNGTESINSVQLSVKKVENARTLLNKTPLRNGHRRDGSFSRSPLGNRKGMVMEDDDSECDSRNPLEHLSETSIDEVRNTLTTAINTPTAIQVVSPERKAQEVFSGLDQNNSKKSNGSTETNSQEPINEIYEEEVSSQEDHLRAAQNMQEKRQGLALNISSNIIQSLSSAREEDTLTLGIDSNTLRTITSPSTSHRQPNSSPEIALKNGVDVPTGSTHSKSSSEMSGNAYIQSTNSTVSTGSRSIGRSLSMKSKNLVNNLKSKTSGILDPKSASSSYGRSNGRNSPISTPPSSASFSPKMDSFDTHSGWGVPSIHERDSRRGSPSLSTRRFNSGARSDGTTQFDKKIISSSSNMDAVSHQRSRSNVSVNSGVNISMYRTPPLESTPAFSRGSLSEAGSHLRNTSWQANNLPVSKEENDESVNIDSENENFMKKELAETELYLRKLKLELGELESKKSHLKSEVDSLQMNKDSLTREIGLLRSQKENFTSSESLEQISHIPEVLESQKMQVSNSDSTSPAKQLSTASVARPAAKPRFWKIFSGGKQLTGPASQGQQHHSQSSNTQSTNGGYNTSLSSSSSNPTSGKRIDISAPVLQNPNEFSDMKLLPIVNKSFSSTSSQASPSKQDGTSLYGSQLVARCSYEQTLVPKLLLECVDQIESDEELMRTEGIYRKSGSQLLIDQIEREFIACDANISPELGNLLKEDVHAVASVLKRYLRKLPNPVLSFQIYEPLMSTVRENSLMTDLPLNKGAIQNSNNTLYRPAIESVRNILDLLPTEHYESMKFLAQHIHKITTFSESNLMNLYNLSLVFAPGLIRDYNGEKDIMDMKERNYIIGFIVGNYTEIFQTI
- the SDH6 gene encoding Sdh6p (similar to Saccharomyces cerevisiae YDR379C-A; ancestral locus Anc_5.454) encodes the protein MVKRLSGLQREVLHLYRTSIRIAYSKPVDNRPRFFSFIHEEFGKYKDLSRKDFTTIEHLLRVGKKKVEMYSKPELKNIH
- the ADE2 gene encoding phosphoribosylaminoimidazole carboxylase ADE2 (similar to Saccharomyces cerevisiae ADE2 (YOR128C); ancestral locus Anc_5.455), translating into MDSRTVGILGGGQLGRMIVEAANRLNVKTVILDAPGSPAKQINSVSQHINGSFSNPEDIEKIAAKCDVLTVEIEHVDVPTLKKMQKKHPHLKIYPSPETIELIQDKFLQKQHLIKNEIAVTESLSVDGASVEALTEIGEKLGYPFMLKSKTLAYDGRGNFVIKNKDMIPESLDFLKERPLYAEKWAPFKKELAVMIVRSIDGRVFSYPTVETIHKDNICYLCYAPARVPDSVQLKAKLLAENAIKGFPGCGIFGVEMFYLEDGNLLINEIAPRPHNSGHYTIDACVTSQFEAHVRAVLDLPMPKNFCSLSTFETNAIMLNILGDEKEKNKELEICQRALETPGSSVYLYGKESRPKRKMGHVNVIASSMEECERRLSYIIGEAKKPVQTSAVRAMERESSKKPVVGIIMGSDSDLPVMSAACDILKQFEVPFEVTIVSAHRTPHRMTKYAIEASQRGIKAIIAGAGGAAHLPGMVAAMTPLPVIGVPVKGSCLDGVDSLHSIVQMPRGVPVATVAINNSTNAALLAIRLIGAFDGSLHKKMQEFLLRQETEVLEKAAKLERIGYEEYLGK